A single genomic interval of Suncus etruscus isolate mSunEtr1 chromosome 12, mSunEtr1.pri.cur, whole genome shotgun sequence harbors:
- the UNC93A gene encoding LOW QUALITY PROTEIN: protein unc-93 homolog A (The sequence of the model RefSeq protein was modified relative to this genomic sequence to represent the inferred CDS: inserted 2 bases in 2 codons; deleted 4 bases in 4 codons; substituted 1 base at 1 genomic stop codon): protein MDRNLKNILVVSFGFLLLFTAYGGLQSLQSSLNSEQGLGVAALSTLYGGVLLSSMFLPPLLIQKLGCRWTIVISMCCYVAFSLGNFYASWYTLVPTSIXLGLGAALXWSAQSTYLTITGNRQAEKDGHAGKDVVTHYFGIFFLIFQSXGVWGNLISSLVFGQTPTQEAIPEEHLLTCGAADCQASESSANITQRPSQELIYTLVGIYTGSGVLAVLLVAVLLEPVREVARGGLSPAAPLCTTLLATFRLFRDKRLCLLVLLPLLQPVFFSLQSYVTCALGIQFVGYVMMCFAATDSLCSLLCGRLARYTGRPMLYALGAITNFSCIIALLLWRPHPAQLPLFFIFPGLWGLADAVWQTQNNALFGVLFEKNKEARLCNYRLWEALCFVVAFGYSTFLCVSIKLYILLGGAAGRHAGLRGKVSSRAVDRARLSDVCPRPVSIEHAKAQVMEALSQPFWDSKEHSYMGSREVGWSQHP, encoded by the exons ATGGACCGGAACTTGAAGAACATCCTGGTGGTCTCCTTCGGGTTCCTGCTCCTGTTCACCGCCTACGGTGGGCTGCAGAGCCTGCAG AGCAGCCTGAACAGTGAGCAGGGTCTTGGCGTGGCAGCCCTCAGCACACTCTATGGCGGGGTCCTGCTGTCATCCATGTTCCTGCCACCGCTACTCATCCAGAAGCTGGGCTGCAGGTGGACCATCGTCATCTCCATGTGTTGCTACGTGGCCTTCTCCCTGGGCAACTTCTATGCCAGCTG GTACACCCTGGTCCCCACATCCA AACTGGGGTTGGGGGCCGCGCTCTAATGGTCAGCTCAGAGCACCTACCTCACCATCACGGGGAACAGGCAGGCGGAGAAGGATGGCCATGCAGGCAAGGACGTGGTCACTCAT TACTTCGGCATCTTCTTCCTCATCTTCCAGT TCGGGGTCTGGGGCAATCTCATCTCATCCCTGGTG TTTGGTCAGACGCCCACCCAAG AGGCCATCCCTGAAGAGCACCTGCTGACCTGTGGGGCTGCCGACTGCCAGGCTTCGGAATCCAGTGCCAACATCACCCAGCGCCCATCCCAGGAGCTCATCTACACCCTGGTGGGCATCTACACAG GAAGCGGTGTCTTGGCAGTGCTCCTGGTGGCAGTGCTCCTGGAGCCTGTGCGAGAGGTGGCCCGAGGGGGCCTGAGCCCGGCTGCCCCTCTCTGCACCACACTGCTGGCCACCTTCCGACTATTCAGGGACAAGCGCCTGTGCCTGCTGGTGTTGCTGCCCCT GCTCCAACCTGTGTTCTTCTCCCTGCAGTCCTATGTCACGTGTGCACTGGGCATCCAGTTTGTGGGCTATGTGATGATGTGCTTCGCGGCCACCGACTCCCTGTGCTCCCTGCTCTGCGGCAGGCTGGCTCGGTACACGGGTCGCCCCATGCTCTACGCGCTGG GTGCCATCACCAACTTCTCCTGCATCATCGCCCTCCTGCTGTGGAGGCCGCATCCAGCGCAGCTGCCGCTCTTCTTCATCTTCCCAGGCCTCTGGGGTTTGGCTGACGCTGTGTGGCAGACTCAGAACAATG CTCTTTTTGGGGTT CTGTTTGAGAAGAACAAGGAGGCCCGCCTTTGCAATTATCGCCTGTGG GAGGCTCTGTGCTTTGTGGTGGCCTTTGGCTACAGCACATTCTTGTGCGTGTCCATCAAGTTGTACATCCTCCTGGGGGGTGCTGCTGGCCGCCATGCTGGGCTACGGGG AAAAGTGTCTTCCAGGGCTGTGGACCGAGCAAGACTCAGTGACGTGTGCCCAAGGCCAGTGTCCATAGAACATGCCAAAGCTCAGGTCATGGAAGCATTGTCCCAGCCCTTCTGGGACTCTAAGGAGCATTCCTACATGGGCAGCAGGGAAGTTGGCTGGTCACAGCACCCCTAG